Within Etheostoma cragini isolate CJK2018 chromosome 24, CSU_Ecrag_1.0, whole genome shotgun sequence, the genomic segment aacattaatagTTTGATTTGATAAATTAAAGCTGTTGGGAAGTAAATTTATATCAgccattttctgtatttatttatttttttggcaggAATTAATGAGAAGAACAGGAAAAATGAACATTCCTTTGTGGGATGCCTGTTAAGAACTGACAGAGAAATAAAAGTTAgcacgttttctttttttttgatcaTATTGCTTCCTTTTTGTTCAAAAATCTAAAAGCTACTGTGTAATCTACAGCTATTCTAGAAAATAACTTAGAGTCCGCCTACACAGAACAGCTAGGGGGAACTCAACAGTTCTGtaacacactgcaaacacaaGCATCAGAAAGAAGGGGTACTGATTGTTATGCCCTGTTCAAGCTGCAGAGCTTAAAATTGCTTTAAATGTTGTATAAACCCTTGATTGTGTACTATTTTAAATTCCCTAAAGTCTTCTaacattggattttttttgcataaagtGACCTGTGGAACCAATGTCAGAAAACACTAAAGCACTTTTGATTTTCTAGGTAAAAGTCGTTATAAATTGCAGCTTGACCagaaacttcttttttttttaaatgtaggtaGTTCTGTATAACATCCTGTGGTGCCTCTCAATACTATTCATCATgatgtatttacatatttatatactttatatagaTTACCCTGATGTAACTGCAGAGATGTCATTTTGTAAacacggaaacacacacacacacacacacacacacacacacacacacacgaacacacagaGCCTGTGAAGCCCAAGGACTATGTCTCAGGGTGGGACTGCTTTATCGctcttttccctctctgtcctgaCGTCAGTGCATCCCTCTCTTCATTGAAACTACAGGCTGGGTGAGCGCCGcgaacacagacagacagatactaCACACTTGACTGTTCAGCTCCATCATCACGTcacaagagaaataaaaataaagaaacaaaagtgcaaaCCTTTCCTCTTATGTCTCCCAGCAAAGAAATGAAAGATAgatgaaataaaagaatatgGTATTACTGCCTCTACGCTCCCAAACTCATTAGTTAGTCGaatcataataatcatcatcatcattataacCTTTCCATATTTGTGTCTGTGGTggctatatgtgtgtgtaagtatgtgtATGTCAGTGTTTGTGATTCCCATTACATGGGCCTTTATACCTCCCCTGTCCAACCTCTCCAAAGAAAGGTGAGAGTAAAGCCAGAACAGTAAGTGGCAGCCATGTTGGCTCTCTTGAACCAGGCAGctaatcattaaaaaacaacaaacgtAAATACTGTAATCTACTCTTTGGCAGCCATGTTTGAGATTTTACGCTGATTGTGTTGTTTGAAagaataattacattttagaaaatatggGAATTCACGATTTCACCGGGAGTTGGgtaagaagattgataccactctcatgacGGTAACTATGGAGCTGGAGTCGACTCCAATGTGACTCCAGGTGTGTTGCTAGGCAAAGCCCCTATGAGCTGATGTCTTTCAAGTTGTGAAGCTCATGCCTGGCCAAACTCCCAACCTATCTCTACTTCTAGTTCAtaattctgagattaaaataAGCAACCACCTCCAGCTGTGTTTTGCACATCTTCCATGCAAGCATGTCTTTTGCTGGAGGGCAAGCTTGTGTGTGGTTTTATGCTGGTGTGCATTTGTGAAAAAATTGGCCATGAAGGTTTTCTGTGTACACAGCATGGATGCAtgattgtgtaaatgtgtgagtgtgtgtgtatgtgtgttttagctACACTGCCAGGTCATCAGGGCGAGCTCGGACGCCGCTGCTCTTGCTGGCCCGACTTGGCTTCCGGATGTCTCTCGCAACAGCAGCAGGAGGCTGATGCATCTCCGCCTGGGTAACCACGGTGAAGTCGTCATGTGGGACCATACAAGGTGATGTGTTTTCCTCATCCACCGCCTCCTCCGCAGGTGCGAGGGTAGAGAGAGGGGTATGACGAGGAAGTGTAGGAAATGTGGAGTGTTGCTCCCCTTGAGGAAGCGGTGGGATGGTCTCCTCATGAGGAGAGGAAGANNNNNNNNNNNNNNNNNNNNNNNNNNNNNNNNNNNNNNNNNNNNNNNNNNNNNNNNNNNNNNNNNNNNNNNNNNNNNNNNNNNNNNNNNNNNNNNNNNNNCGGCAGCAGCGACTCACTGTCGCGTACAAACTCATTGCTGACCCCCTGCTTGACTTTCTTCCAGCCCAGGTGGTAGATCTCCAGCAAGTTGAGGACCAGAGAGACACAGGCAACCACCAGCATGAAGATGATAAAGATCGTCTTTTCAGTGGGCCTgggacagaagaaaaacaaaatccaatttAATTCCCAAAAAGAATTCATAGAAAATGTGTCAAGAAATAGTATAACAAAGGAAATATTACATCATTTTTaatatccttaaaaaaaaagtaaaaagtaatcCACAAGGAATATATTAATTTCCCACTGTCCCTTATTCATCATTCTTATAACACTAACTAGCTAAGTAGCGTACTGCCAAATTAGCTCTGCACTATTATGATTGGTACTCATGcaagatgttttttacaaatactGGTTTTTGAAACAATACAACTGgagacatacattttttaacaaactcATAGAGCTCATGTTAGCTTAATTAGCTAGATAACTAGAGCTGATGCAATTCACAGGTGTCATTTAAATTGGCTAGATAGACATTTGTCATCTTAAAATCAAAAGTCTGATTTTGTCTACTTCTGTGTGAAATCGAGGGCCAATTGTTTCAAAGGTTCCAAAGGATTTTCAAGAGGTGAATCTGTGAACGCCATTGTGGTGTGCAGAACAGAAAACTTGATACGTATAGCGACAGTAACTAAGGGGGACGGGAGTGGTCAATTCTAGTTAATGTATGGAGTAATGGGAAGAAGTTTCGGTGGAGTTGGTTTTGAAttgcagataaacacacacacaaacataaatccTACTCTCTAACCTGGAGATGAAGCAGTCCACAGTATTGGGGCAGGGCCAGCGGCCACACTTATAGAGCGGCCTCAGGTGGAAGCCATAGAGGAAGTACTGTCCCAGAATGAAGCCCACCTCAAACAGAGTCTTGAAGATGATGTTGAAGATGTAGGTCCTCAACAACGCCCCGCGGATCCGGATCTTTCCATGCTCATCACGAATTGGTGGCTTCTCCTtcttcccccctcctcctcttcctccatcgCCGACTCCATTGTGATAGAGAGGATCGTGGTCCTCCTGGTGCCGTCCGGCCTTCCTGAgctcctcctccctttccctcctcttctcctccatgCGGACAATGTGCAGCACATGGCCCAAGTAGATGAGAGTGGGCGTGGAGACAAAGATGATCTGTAGCACCCAGAAGCGGATGTGGGAGATGGGGAAGGCCTCGTCGTAGCAGACGTTCTCGCAACCAGGCTGCTGCGTGTTACAAGTAAAGTCAGACTGCTCATCGCCCCAAACCTCTTCAGCTGCTGCACCCAGCACCAAGATACGGAAGATAAAGAGGACGGTCAGCCAAACCTGGGGAGGAAGGATGGAAGGATTAAAAAACAGAGTTAGATGGAGAAGGTCAGATTTTTTAAGCATATCTGGGCATGCCTGGTATGGTTAGAGTTAAGGAATAATGTGTCTCCACAGTGTCAATGGTCACCCTTACAGCAAactgacaaaaaggaaaaagaacaaagtcTCAACTGCTTTACTTTCCCCTGTTGCCAAATGAGATCTTTGAAACAGACCGAGCAGTATGGTCAAATATTCTCACTGGGGGGTATT encodes:
- the LOC117939687 gene encoding gap junction alpha-3 protein-like — translated: MGDWSFLGRLLENAQEHSTVIGKVWLTVLFIFRILVLGAAAEEVWGDEQSDFTCNTQQPGCENVCYDEAFPISHIRFWVLQIIFVSTPTLIYLGHVLHIVRMEEKRREREEELRKAGRHQEDHDPLYHNGVGDGGRGGGGKKEKPPIRDEHGKIRIRGALLRTYIFNIIFKTLFEVGFILGQYFLYGFHLRPLYKCGRWPCPNTVDCFISRPTEKTIFIIFMLVVACVSLVLNLLEIYHLGWKKVKQGVSNEFVRDSESLLSSPHEETIPPLPQGEQHSTFPTLPRHTPLSTLAPAEEAVDEENTSPCMVPHDDFTVVTQAEMHQPPAAVARDIRKPSRASKSSGVRARPDDLAV